Proteins encoded in a region of the Phocoena phocoena chromosome X, mPhoPho1.1, whole genome shotgun sequence genome:
- the L1CAM gene encoding neural cell adhesion molecule L1 isoform X2 — MAVALRYLWPLLLCSPCLLIQIPEEYEGHHAMEPPVITEQSPRRVVVFPTDDISLKCEASGKPQVQFRWTRDGVLFKPKEEPGVTVNQAPHSGSFTITGNNSNFAQSFQGTYRCFASNKLGTAMSHEIQLMAEGTPKWPKETVRPVEAEEGESVVLPCHPPPSAEPLRIYWMNSKILHIKQDERVTVGQNGNLYFANVLTSDNHSDYICHAHFPGTRTIIQKEPIDLRVKATNSMMDRKPRLLFPTDTSTHLVALQGQPLALECIAEGFPTPTIKWLRPSGPMPADRVAYQSHNKTLQLLSVGEEDDGEYRCLAENPLGSDQHAYYVTVEAAPYWLHKPQSHLYGPGETARLDCQVQGRPQPEVTWRINGIPVEELAKDQKYRVHHGALVLSNVQPSDTMVAQCEARNRHGLLLTNAYIYVVELPAKILTPDNETYMAVQGSTAYLLCKAFGAPVPSVQWLDREGKTVLQDERFFPYTNGTLGIRDLQANDTGHYFCQAANDQNNVTIVANLQVKDATQITQGPRSAIEKKGSRVTFTCQASFDPSLQHSITWRGDGRDLQELGDSDKYFIEDGRLVIHSLDYSDQGNYSCVASTKLDAVESRAGLLVVGSPGPVPQLELSDRHLLKQSEVRLSWSPADDHNAPIEKYDIEFEDKEMAPEKWHSLGKVPGNQTSTTLKLSPYVHYTFRVTAINKYGPGEPSPASETVLTPEAAPEKNPVDVKGEGNETNNMVITWKPLRWMDWNAPQVQYRVQWRPQKTQGAWQEQIVSDPFLVVSNTSTFVPYEIKVQAVNSQGKGPEPQITIGYSGEDYPQASPELEGIKILNSSTVLVRWWPVDPAQVKGHLRGYNVTYWWEGSQRKHSKRHVHRGHVVVPANSTSAILGGLRPYSSYHLEVQAFNGRGLGPASEMTFSTPEGVPGHPEALHLECQSDTSLLLHWQPPLSHNGVLTGYVLSYQPLDDGGKEQLSFDLPDPELRMHNLTNLSPHLRYRFQLQATTKEGPGEAIVREGGTMALSGTPDFGNISAMAGENYSVVSWVPKEGQCNFGFQIWFKALGDEKLGAHLPPQYVSYNQSSYTQWDLQPDTDYEIHLLKERVLLHQMAVKTNGTGRVRLPPAGFATEGWFIGFVSAIIVLLLIFLILCFIKRSKGGKYSVKDKEDTQADSEARPMKDEAFGEYSDNEEKAFGSSQPSLNGDIKPLGSDDSLADYGGSVDVQFNEDGSFIGQYSGEKDREAAGGNDSSGAASPTNPAGTLE, encoded by the exons ATGGCCGTGGCGCTGCGGTACTTGTGGCCTCTCCTCCTGTGCAGCCCCTGCCTGCTCATCCAGATCCCCGAGGAAT ATGAAGGACATCACG CGATGGAGCCCCCTGTCATCACGGAACAGTCTCCACGGCGCGTGGTCGTGTTCCCCACAGATGATATCAGCCTCAAGTGTGAGGCCAGCGGCAAACCCCAAGTGCA GTTCCGCTGGACTCGGGACGGCGTCCTCTTCAAACCCAAGGAGGAGCCGGGTGTGACCGTGAACCAGGCCCCCCACTCTGGCTCCTTCACCATCACGGGCAACAACAGCAACTTCGCCCAGAGTTTTCAGGGCACCTATCGCTGCTTTGCCAGCAACAAGCTGGGCACCGCCATGTCCCACGAGATCCAGCTCATGGCCGAGG GCACCCCCAAGTGGCCAAAGGAGACAGTGAGACCCGTCGAGGCGGAGGAAGGGGAGTCGGTGGTTCTGCCTTGCCACCCGCCCCCCAGTGCAGAGCCGCTCCGCATCTACTGGATGAACAGCA AGATCTTACACATCAAGCAGGACGAGCGGGTGACCGTGGGGCAGAACGGCAACCTCTACTTCGCCAATGTGCTTACCTCGGACAACCACTCGGACTACATCTGCCATGCCCACTTCCCTGGCACCCGGACCATCATTCAGAAGGAACCCATTGACCTCCGGGTCAAGGCCA ccaacagcatgATGGACAGGAAGCCGCGCCTGCTCTTCCCCACTGACACCAGCACCCACCTGGTGGCCCTGCAGGGGCAGCCGCTGGCCCTGGAGTGCATCGCCGAGGGCTT CCCCACGCCCACCATCAAATGGCTGCGCCCGAGCGGCCCCATGCCGGCTGACCGAGTCGCCTACCAGAGCCACAACAAGACCCTGCAACTGCTGAGCGTGGGGGAGGAGGACGACGGCGAGTACCGCTGCCTGGCTGAGAACCCCCTGGGCAGCGACCAGCATGCCTACTACGTCACCGTGGAGG CTGCCCCGTACTGGCTACACAAGCCCCAGAGCCATCTGTACGGGCCGGGAGAGACTGCCCGCCTGGACTGCCAAGTGCAGGGCAGGCCCCAACCAGAGGTCACCTGGAGAATCAATGGGATCCCTGTGGAGG AACTGGCCAAGGACCAGAAGTACCGGGTCCACCACGGAGCCCTGGTTCTGAGCAACGTACAGCCCAGTGACACGATGGTGGCCCAGTGTGAGGCCCGAAACCGGCACGGGCTCCTGCTGACCAATGCCTACATTTATGTGGTCG AGCTGCCGGCCAAGATCCTGACCCCAGACAACGAGACGTACATGGCGGTCCAGGGCAGCACCGCCTACCTTCTGTGTAAGGCCTTCGGAGCCCCCGTGCCCAGCGTCCAGTG GCTGGACAGGGAAGGAAAGACGGTGCTTCAGGACGAGCGCTTCTTCCCCTACACCAACGGGACCCTGGGCATCCGAGACCTCCAGGCCAACGACACCGGCCACTACTTCTGCCAGGCTGCCAATGACCAAAACAACGTGACCATTGTGGCTAACCTGCAGGTCAAAG ATGCCACTCAGATCACGCAGGGGCCCCGCAGCGCGATCGAGAAGAAAGGCTCGCGAGTGACGTTCACGTGCCAGGCCTCCTTTGACCCCTCCTTACAGCACAGCATCACCTGGCGTGGGGATGGTCGCGACCTCCAGGAGCTCGGGGACAGCGACAA gtaCTTCATAGAGGACGGGCGCCTGGTCATCCACAGCCTGGACTACAGCGACCAGGGCAACTACAGCTGCGTGGCCAGCACCAAGCTGGACGCGGTGGAGAGCAGGGCAGGGCTCCTGGTGGTGG GGAGCCCCGGCCCCGTGCCTCAGCTGGAGCTGTCTGACCGCCACCTGCTGAAGCAGAGCGAGGTGCGCCTGTCCTGGAGCCCCGCTGACGACCACAACGCCCCCATTGAGA AGTATGACATTGAATTCGAGGACAAGGAGATGGCGCCTGAGAAGTGGCACAGTCTGGGCAAGGTGCCCGGGAACCAGACCTCCACCACCCTCAAGCTGTCGCCTTATGTCCACTACACCTTTAGAGTTACTGCCATCAACAAATACGGCCCCggggagcccagcccagcctcggAGACTGTGCTCACTCCAGAAGCAG CCCCGGAGAAGAACCCCGTGGACGTGAAGGGGGAAGGAAACGAGACCAACAACATGGTCATCACTTGGAAG CCGCTCCGGTGGATGGACTGGAATGCCCCCCAGGTTCAGTATCGCGTGCAGTGGCGCCCTCAGAAGACACAGGGGGCCTGGCAGGAACAGATCGTGAGCGACCCCTTCCTGGTGGTGTCCAACACTTCCACCTTTGTGCCCTATGAGATCAAGGTCCAGGCCGTCAACAGCCAGGGCAAGGGCCCGGAGCCCCAGATCACCATCGGCTACTCTGGGGAGGATT ACCCCCAGGCAAGCCCCGAGCTGGAAGGCATCAAGATCCTCAATTCGAGCACGGTGCTGGTCAGGTGGTGGCCTGTGGACCCAGCCCAGGTCAAGGGCCACCTCCGGGGATACAAT GTGACGTACTGGTGGGAGGGCAGTCAGAGGAAGCACAGCAAGAGGCACGTCCACAGAGGCCACGTGGTGGTGCCTGCCAACAGCACCAGCGCCATCCTGGGAGGCCTGCGGCCCTACAGCTCCTACCATCTGGAGGTGCAGGCCTTTAACGGCCGGGGACTGGGGCCCGCCAGCGAGATGACCTTCAGCACCCCCGAGGGAG TACCCGGACACCCCGAGGCGTTGCACCTGGAGTGCCAGTCGGACACCAGCCTGCTGCTGCACTGGCAGCCCCCGCTCAGCCACAACGGCGTGCTCACGGGCTACGTGCTCTCCTACCAACCTC TGGATGATGGGGGCAAAGAGCAGCTGTCCTTCGACCTCCCGGACCCTGAGCTGCGGATGCACAACCTGACGAACCTCAGCCCCCACCTGCGGTACCGCTTCCAGCTCCAGGCCACAACGAAGGAGGGCCCTGGAGAGGCAATCGTGCGGGAAGGAGGCACCATGGCCTTATCTG GGACCCCGGATTTTGGCAACATCTCGGCCATGGCTGGCGAGAATTACAGCGTGGTCTCCTGGGTCCCCAAGGAGGGCCAGTGCAACTTCGGGTTCCAGATCTGGTTCAAAGCCCTGGGGG ATGAGAAGCTGGGCGCTCATCTCCCGCCGCAGTACGTCAGCTACAACCAGAGCTCCTACACGCAGTGGGACCTGCAGCCTGACACCGACTACGAGATCCACTTGCTCAAGGAGAGGGTTCTCCTGCACCAGATGGCCGTGAAGACCAACGGCACTG GCCGAGTGAGACTCCCTCCCGCCGGCTTTGCCACGGAGGGCTGGTTCATCGGCTTCGTCAGCGCCATCATCGTCCTGCTTCTCATCTTCCTCATCCTTTGCTTTATCAAGCGCAGCAAGGGTGGCAAGTACTCAG TGAAGGACAAGGAAGACACCCAGGCGGACTCGGAGGCCCGGCCCATGAAGGACGAAGCCTTCGGCGAGTACAG TGACAACGAGGAGAAGGCCTTCGGCAGCAGCCAGCCGTCCCTCAACGGAGACATCAAGCCCCTGGGCAGTGACGACAGCCTGGCCGACTACGGGGGCAGCGTGGACGTGCAGTTCAACGAAGACGGCTCCTTCATCGGCCAGTACAGTGGCGAGAAGGACAGGGAGGCGGCGGGAGGCAACGACAGCTCAGGCGCCGCCTCCCCCACCAACCCTGCGGGCACCCTGGAGTAG
- the L1CAM gene encoding neural cell adhesion molecule L1 isoform X3, which produces MAVALRYLWPLLLCSPCLLIQIPEESMEPPVITEQSPRRVVVFPTDDISLKCEASGKPQVQFRWTRDGVLFKPKEEPGVTVNQAPHSGSFTITGNNSNFAQSFQGTYRCFASNKLGTAMSHEIQLMAEGTPKWPKETVRPVEAEEGESVVLPCHPPPSAEPLRIYWMNSKILHIKQDERVTVGQNGNLYFANVLTSDNHSDYICHAHFPGTRTIIQKEPIDLRVKATNSMMDRKPRLLFPTDTSTHLVALQGQPLALECIAEGFPTPTIKWLRPSGPMPADRVAYQSHNKTLQLLSVGEEDDGEYRCLAENPLGSDQHAYYVTVEAAPYWLHKPQSHLYGPGETARLDCQVQGRPQPEVTWRINGIPVEELAKDQKYRVHHGALVLSNVQPSDTMVAQCEARNRHGLLLTNAYIYVVELPAKILTPDNETYMAVQGSTAYLLCKAFGAPVPSVQWLDREGKTVLQDERFFPYTNGTLGIRDLQANDTGHYFCQAANDQNNVTIVANLQVKDATQITQGPRSAIEKKGSRVTFTCQASFDPSLQHSITWRGDGRDLQELGDSDKYFIEDGRLVIHSLDYSDQGNYSCVASTKLDAVESRAGLLVVGSPGPVPQLELSDRHLLKQSEVRLSWSPADDHNAPIEKYDIEFEDKEMAPEKWHSLGKVPGNQTSTTLKLSPYVHYTFRVTAINKYGPGEPSPASETVLTPEAAPEKNPVDVKGEGNETNNMVITWKPLRWMDWNAPQVQYRVQWRPQKTQGAWQEQIVSDPFLVVSNTSTFVPYEIKVQAVNSQGKGPEPQITIGYSGEDYPQASPELEGIKILNSSTVLVRWWPVDPAQVKGHLRGYNVTYWWEGSQRKHSKRHVHRGHVVVPANSTSAILGGLRPYSSYHLEVQAFNGRGLGPASEMTFSTPEGVPGHPEALHLECQSDTSLLLHWQPPLSHNGVLTGYVLSYQPLDDGGKEQLSFDLPDPELRMHNLTNLSPHLRYRFQLQATTKEGPGEAIVREGGTMALSGTPDFGNISAMAGENYSVVSWVPKEGQCNFGFQIWFKALGDEKLGAHLPPQYVSYNQSSYTQWDLQPDTDYEIHLLKERVLLHQMAVKTNGTGRVRLPPAGFATEGWFIGFVSAIIVLLLIFLILCFIKRSKGGKYSVKDKEDTQADSEARPMKDEAFGEYSDNEEKAFGSSQPSLNGDIKPLGSDDSLADYGGSVDVQFNEDGSFIGQYSGEKDREAAGGNDSSGAASPTNPAGTLE; this is translated from the exons ATGGCCGTGGCGCTGCGGTACTTGTGGCCTCTCCTCCTGTGCAGCCCCTGCCTGCTCATCCAGATCCCCGAGGAAT CGATGGAGCCCCCTGTCATCACGGAACAGTCTCCACGGCGCGTGGTCGTGTTCCCCACAGATGATATCAGCCTCAAGTGTGAGGCCAGCGGCAAACCCCAAGTGCA GTTCCGCTGGACTCGGGACGGCGTCCTCTTCAAACCCAAGGAGGAGCCGGGTGTGACCGTGAACCAGGCCCCCCACTCTGGCTCCTTCACCATCACGGGCAACAACAGCAACTTCGCCCAGAGTTTTCAGGGCACCTATCGCTGCTTTGCCAGCAACAAGCTGGGCACCGCCATGTCCCACGAGATCCAGCTCATGGCCGAGG GCACCCCCAAGTGGCCAAAGGAGACAGTGAGACCCGTCGAGGCGGAGGAAGGGGAGTCGGTGGTTCTGCCTTGCCACCCGCCCCCCAGTGCAGAGCCGCTCCGCATCTACTGGATGAACAGCA AGATCTTACACATCAAGCAGGACGAGCGGGTGACCGTGGGGCAGAACGGCAACCTCTACTTCGCCAATGTGCTTACCTCGGACAACCACTCGGACTACATCTGCCATGCCCACTTCCCTGGCACCCGGACCATCATTCAGAAGGAACCCATTGACCTCCGGGTCAAGGCCA ccaacagcatgATGGACAGGAAGCCGCGCCTGCTCTTCCCCACTGACACCAGCACCCACCTGGTGGCCCTGCAGGGGCAGCCGCTGGCCCTGGAGTGCATCGCCGAGGGCTT CCCCACGCCCACCATCAAATGGCTGCGCCCGAGCGGCCCCATGCCGGCTGACCGAGTCGCCTACCAGAGCCACAACAAGACCCTGCAACTGCTGAGCGTGGGGGAGGAGGACGACGGCGAGTACCGCTGCCTGGCTGAGAACCCCCTGGGCAGCGACCAGCATGCCTACTACGTCACCGTGGAGG CTGCCCCGTACTGGCTACACAAGCCCCAGAGCCATCTGTACGGGCCGGGAGAGACTGCCCGCCTGGACTGCCAAGTGCAGGGCAGGCCCCAACCAGAGGTCACCTGGAGAATCAATGGGATCCCTGTGGAGG AACTGGCCAAGGACCAGAAGTACCGGGTCCACCACGGAGCCCTGGTTCTGAGCAACGTACAGCCCAGTGACACGATGGTGGCCCAGTGTGAGGCCCGAAACCGGCACGGGCTCCTGCTGACCAATGCCTACATTTATGTGGTCG AGCTGCCGGCCAAGATCCTGACCCCAGACAACGAGACGTACATGGCGGTCCAGGGCAGCACCGCCTACCTTCTGTGTAAGGCCTTCGGAGCCCCCGTGCCCAGCGTCCAGTG GCTGGACAGGGAAGGAAAGACGGTGCTTCAGGACGAGCGCTTCTTCCCCTACACCAACGGGACCCTGGGCATCCGAGACCTCCAGGCCAACGACACCGGCCACTACTTCTGCCAGGCTGCCAATGACCAAAACAACGTGACCATTGTGGCTAACCTGCAGGTCAAAG ATGCCACTCAGATCACGCAGGGGCCCCGCAGCGCGATCGAGAAGAAAGGCTCGCGAGTGACGTTCACGTGCCAGGCCTCCTTTGACCCCTCCTTACAGCACAGCATCACCTGGCGTGGGGATGGTCGCGACCTCCAGGAGCTCGGGGACAGCGACAA gtaCTTCATAGAGGACGGGCGCCTGGTCATCCACAGCCTGGACTACAGCGACCAGGGCAACTACAGCTGCGTGGCCAGCACCAAGCTGGACGCGGTGGAGAGCAGGGCAGGGCTCCTGGTGGTGG GGAGCCCCGGCCCCGTGCCTCAGCTGGAGCTGTCTGACCGCCACCTGCTGAAGCAGAGCGAGGTGCGCCTGTCCTGGAGCCCCGCTGACGACCACAACGCCCCCATTGAGA AGTATGACATTGAATTCGAGGACAAGGAGATGGCGCCTGAGAAGTGGCACAGTCTGGGCAAGGTGCCCGGGAACCAGACCTCCACCACCCTCAAGCTGTCGCCTTATGTCCACTACACCTTTAGAGTTACTGCCATCAACAAATACGGCCCCggggagcccagcccagcctcggAGACTGTGCTCACTCCAGAAGCAG CCCCGGAGAAGAACCCCGTGGACGTGAAGGGGGAAGGAAACGAGACCAACAACATGGTCATCACTTGGAAG CCGCTCCGGTGGATGGACTGGAATGCCCCCCAGGTTCAGTATCGCGTGCAGTGGCGCCCTCAGAAGACACAGGGGGCCTGGCAGGAACAGATCGTGAGCGACCCCTTCCTGGTGGTGTCCAACACTTCCACCTTTGTGCCCTATGAGATCAAGGTCCAGGCCGTCAACAGCCAGGGCAAGGGCCCGGAGCCCCAGATCACCATCGGCTACTCTGGGGAGGATT ACCCCCAGGCAAGCCCCGAGCTGGAAGGCATCAAGATCCTCAATTCGAGCACGGTGCTGGTCAGGTGGTGGCCTGTGGACCCAGCCCAGGTCAAGGGCCACCTCCGGGGATACAAT GTGACGTACTGGTGGGAGGGCAGTCAGAGGAAGCACAGCAAGAGGCACGTCCACAGAGGCCACGTGGTGGTGCCTGCCAACAGCACCAGCGCCATCCTGGGAGGCCTGCGGCCCTACAGCTCCTACCATCTGGAGGTGCAGGCCTTTAACGGCCGGGGACTGGGGCCCGCCAGCGAGATGACCTTCAGCACCCCCGAGGGAG TACCCGGACACCCCGAGGCGTTGCACCTGGAGTGCCAGTCGGACACCAGCCTGCTGCTGCACTGGCAGCCCCCGCTCAGCCACAACGGCGTGCTCACGGGCTACGTGCTCTCCTACCAACCTC TGGATGATGGGGGCAAAGAGCAGCTGTCCTTCGACCTCCCGGACCCTGAGCTGCGGATGCACAACCTGACGAACCTCAGCCCCCACCTGCGGTACCGCTTCCAGCTCCAGGCCACAACGAAGGAGGGCCCTGGAGAGGCAATCGTGCGGGAAGGAGGCACCATGGCCTTATCTG GGACCCCGGATTTTGGCAACATCTCGGCCATGGCTGGCGAGAATTACAGCGTGGTCTCCTGGGTCCCCAAGGAGGGCCAGTGCAACTTCGGGTTCCAGATCTGGTTCAAAGCCCTGGGGG ATGAGAAGCTGGGCGCTCATCTCCCGCCGCAGTACGTCAGCTACAACCAGAGCTCCTACACGCAGTGGGACCTGCAGCCTGACACCGACTACGAGATCCACTTGCTCAAGGAGAGGGTTCTCCTGCACCAGATGGCCGTGAAGACCAACGGCACTG GCCGAGTGAGACTCCCTCCCGCCGGCTTTGCCACGGAGGGCTGGTTCATCGGCTTCGTCAGCGCCATCATCGTCCTGCTTCTCATCTTCCTCATCCTTTGCTTTATCAAGCGCAGCAAGGGTGGCAAGTACTCAG TGAAGGACAAGGAAGACACCCAGGCGGACTCGGAGGCCCGGCCCATGAAGGACGAAGCCTTCGGCGAGTACAG TGACAACGAGGAGAAGGCCTTCGGCAGCAGCCAGCCGTCCCTCAACGGAGACATCAAGCCCCTGGGCAGTGACGACAGCCTGGCCGACTACGGGGGCAGCGTGGACGTGCAGTTCAACGAAGACGGCTCCTTCATCGGCCAGTACAGTGGCGAGAAGGACAGGGAGGCGGCGGGAGGCAACGACAGCTCAGGCGCCGCCTCCCCCACCAACCCTGCGGGCACCCTGGAGTAG